One window of the Thamnophis elegans isolate rThaEle1 chromosome 6, rThaEle1.pri, whole genome shotgun sequence genome contains the following:
- the LOC116510114 gene encoding LOW QUALITY PROTEIN: 40S ribosomal protein S10-like (The sequence of the model RefSeq protein was modified relative to this genomic sequence to represent the inferred CDS: inserted 6 bases in 5 codons; deleted 1 base in 1 codon): protein MHMHTKPLLGQFELCASVPLTQFKCVRICLPLIQVELCMCASLPLRQPAARTSQNVRVCFSRFGPDSAATMLMPKKNHIAXLFKEGVMVAKKDVYMPEHLELVDKNVPNLHVMKAMQSLKFRGYVKEXWFLTNDGIQYLXDYLHRPPELWPATLRCSRPETGRPRLKGLEGXLTRGEADRDTYRRNAAPPGAEKKAEAGAGSATEFQFRSGFGRXRGQPPQ from the exons atgcacatgcacaccaaacCACTGCTTGGGCAATTTGAACTATGTGCCAGCGTGCCACTCACACAATTCAAATGTGTGCGTATCTGTCTGCCACTCATACAAGTtgagctgtgcatgtgtgccagcctGCCACTGCGCCAGCCTGCTGCTCGCACAAGTCAAAATGTACGTGTGTGCTTTTCCCGCTTTGGTCCTGACAGTGCTGCTACGATGTTGATGCCTAAGAAAAATCATATTG ATCTTTTTAAGGAGGGTGTGATGGTGGCCAAGAAAGATGTCTACATGCCTGAGCATCTAGAACTAGTGGACAAAAATGTGCCCAACCTCCATGTCATGAAAGCAATGCAGTCCTTGAAATTTCGTGGCTACGTGAAGGA TTGGTTTTTGACCAATGACGGCATTCAGTACC CGGATTATCTCCATCGACCACCTGAATTGTGGCCTGCCACTTTGCGTTGCAGCCGTCCTGAAACAGGCAGACCGAGGCTCAAAGGTTTAGAAG GTCTTACACGAGGAGAAGCTGATAGGGAT ACCTATAGAAGAAATGCAGCTCCTCCTGGTGCAGAGAAAAAGGCAGAAGCTGGTGCTGGGTCAGCTACTGAATTTCAATTTAGAAGTGGATTTGGAC TGCGTGGTCAACCCCCTCAGTAG